The Deinococcus ruber genomic interval ACGCCATCGGCCTGCCGGAACAGGAAGTTGGTGTCTGCGCCGCTCTGTGAGGTGGGGCGCAGGTAGTCCATCAGCAGGCGGCCTGTCTCGGACGCAATCACGGTGGGGGTAAACCCTGAAGGGGTGTAATTGGCGCGGTACTCCATCAGCACCCAGGCGGTGCTGTCGTTGGCGGCGTCGGGGCCGGGGTTGAGGACGCCCGCGGCGTTCGCGATCAGGTCGCTGCGTTTCATGGCATAGAAGGCATAGAACGCGTAACAGGTATCCGGTCCGGCAGCGCTGTTACACGCTCCGGCCACCGGTCTTCTGGGCGGCAGCACGAAAGCCACGATGGGATCGGTGCCGACGATCCAGCTATTCCCGCCCGACGGCCTTTTGGTGCTGTAGCCGTTGCCCATCAGCAGGGTGCTGCCCACCGGAAACACATACGCGGCCTGCCCCAGCTTGCCCGCCATGTAGTTCTGGACACTCTGCGACTCCTGAATCAGCTGACTGCGGGCCTGGAGCGAAGTGGCCGCACGCGAGGTCGACATATTGAGCGCAAAGATCGACGCCAGTACCACTCCGAGCAGCGCCATCGCCACCAGCAGTTCGAGCAGCGTGAACCCCTGAGCGGCCCGGTCACGTCCTGGCAACCGGCTCATGGTCTTGCCACCTCGATCTGAAGCACCGATGTGCTGCCGCTCAGGGCCGCCGACACCGACACCTTTCG includes:
- a CDS encoding prepilin-type N-terminal cleavage/methylation domain-containing protein, with amino-acid sequence MSRLPGRDRAAQGFTLLELLVAMALLGVVLASIFALNMSTSRAATSLQARSQLIQESQSVQNYMAGKLGQAAYVFPVGSTLLMGNGYSTKRPSGGNSWIVGTDPIVAFVLPPRRPVAGACNSAAGPDTCYAFYAFYAMKRSDLIANAAGVLNPGPDAANDSTAWVLMEYRANYTPSGFTPTVIASETGRLLMDYLRPTSQSGADTNFLFRQADGVSPTTGLETPGSTTVTVNLAAQRRVTGQIVSVPTGTLPTTLTVYPRNVGKPPVAN